One Paraburkholderia sp. HP33-1 genomic region harbors:
- a CDS encoding histidine phosphatase family protein → MDTRLLLVSHAATAAQRAGRFPADDPLDARGRAEAEAARTRLALPAEAAVFTSPAASARDTAAALGLSATPADALADIDYGKWRGRRLADIADEAPHELAAWTREPDAAPPPGGESFSQLVRRLGEWLDAQQADVRSCNAVNEAGFAASTHGRTIVAITHAPLLRAAIVHALGASPAVFCRIEIAPLSVVELRHSRRGWSWWPAAII, encoded by the coding sequence ATGGATACACGACTATTACTGGTAAGCCATGCGGCAACGGCCGCGCAGCGCGCAGGCCGCTTCCCCGCCGACGATCCGCTCGACGCGCGCGGCCGTGCCGAAGCCGAAGCGGCCCGCACACGCCTCGCGCTTCCCGCCGAAGCCGCCGTGTTCACCAGCCCCGCCGCCAGCGCGCGCGATACCGCCGCGGCGCTCGGTCTCAGCGCAACGCCTGCCGACGCCTTGGCGGATATCGACTACGGCAAATGGCGCGGCCGGCGTCTCGCGGATATTGCCGACGAAGCGCCCCACGAACTCGCCGCCTGGACACGCGAGCCGGACGCCGCGCCGCCCCCCGGAGGTGAATCGTTCAGTCAGCTCGTGCGGCGGCTTGGAGAATGGCTCGACGCGCAGCAGGCGGACGTGCGTTCATGCAATGCCGTCAACGAAGCGGGCTTCGCAGCCTCGACGCACGGTCGAACCATCGTCGCAATCACCCACGCGCCGCTTCTGCGAGCGGCAATCGTGCATGCCCTCGGCGCATCGCCGGCCGTGTTCTGTCGCATCGAGATCGCGCCGCTGTCGGTCGTCGAATTACGCCACTCGCGACGCGGCTGGAGCTGGTGGCCGGCCGCCATCATCTGA
- a CDS encoding MarR family winged helix-turn-helix transcriptional regulator, producing MSNLDALRRTVSGTLVVAARKWRRTSHGVLAAFNVSEACATPLLTASRLGSAVRQVTLADHIGIEGPSLVRLLDQLCAAGLMRRDEDPEDRRAKTVALTDEGRAVTAKMEEELVTLRAQALKGVSRDDLEAALRVLDAFTTDAAARAEPASGERDTPSARTQPVHAQPAKRKPAKRTVLASKVKQTSGKTAAKTASKSLGTVKARKSTKRGARGTAPHNADSA from the coding sequence ATGTCGAATCTCGATGCCCTGCGCCGCACTGTCAGCGGCACGCTGGTCGTCGCCGCCAGAAAGTGGCGACGCACGAGTCATGGCGTGCTCGCAGCCTTCAACGTATCGGAAGCGTGCGCGACGCCGCTTCTGACCGCGAGCCGGCTCGGCTCGGCGGTGCGCCAGGTTACGCTCGCCGATCACATCGGCATCGAAGGGCCGTCGCTCGTGCGGCTGCTCGACCAGTTGTGCGCGGCCGGTCTGATGCGCCGCGACGAAGATCCCGAAGACCGCCGCGCCAAGACCGTCGCACTGACCGACGAAGGCCGCGCCGTCACCGCGAAGATGGAAGAGGAGCTGGTCACGCTACGCGCGCAAGCGCTCAAAGGCGTATCGCGCGACGATCTCGAAGCCGCGCTGCGGGTGCTCGACGCATTCACGACCGATGCCGCCGCACGCGCCGAACCAGCCAGCGGCGAACGCGATACGCCGAGCGCACGCACACAGCCGGTGCACGCGCAACCGGCAAAGCGCAAGCCCGCCAAACGCACGGTGCTTGCAAGCAAAGTCAAACAGACCAGCGGCAAAACCGCGGCTAAAACGGCCAGCAAATCGCTTGGCACCGTCAAGGCGCGCAAGTCCACCAAACGTGGCGCGCGAGGCACCGCCCCGCACAACGCCGATTCAGCGTAA
- a CDS encoding FUSC family protein: MVYPTLRDWLFSVKTFTAAMIALYIGLAGSLQRPYWAMATVYIVSNPFVGATRSKAIYRALGTVLGASGAVLLVPPFVESPYLFSVIVAMWTGTMLYLAVSDRTARSYVFMLAAYTMPIIALPSVTNPTGIFDLAVSRTEEIILGIVCASIVGSAVFPSRLAPTIIERTDAWFLDAAFYATETLSGRIASSAISGARQRLASTINGLELLLSQLAYDHTRPDVLARAHELRGRMQLLLPIMSSLADPLLALYYNGPQHWPEGLQTLIDDVIKWFNQPPPAPSERYHADETANALRERIAAMRPPAAALQHWDGALLSNALWRLGQAIDVWQDCRSLRIIITREEGSWRPHFRHWRLGGTERFYDRGLMLFATVSAGAAVVLACALWISSGWNDGASAVTLAAVACCFFAALDEPAPFMFRFFVATAVAVVAAGLYLFVVLPKVHDFPMLVILFSVPFILVGTLIPRPQFNMVTVLVAVNTATFISIQDAYDANFLTFLNANLAGLSGLLYAYLWTRVTRPFGAELAVARLLRSSWADVALTASTRPIEDPRNLAARMLDRLMQLIPRLAATDDNRHPSIESFRDLRIAFNALDLRRLTRKLGGEAPAAIDHALDGVRTYYESCVARRRREPMPDTLMPSIDAAIARVTAQGLANAAAPTESSPASARQLRDALHALVGLRLSLFPATLTKPTPTEPEAAA; this comes from the coding sequence ATGGTCTATCCCACTCTCCGCGACTGGCTGTTCTCGGTCAAGACTTTCACCGCGGCCATGATCGCGCTCTACATCGGCCTGGCGGGCAGCCTGCAGCGGCCGTACTGGGCGATGGCCACCGTCTACATCGTGTCGAACCCGTTCGTCGGCGCGACCCGCTCAAAGGCGATCTATCGTGCGCTGGGCACCGTGCTCGGCGCGTCGGGCGCGGTGCTGCTGGTGCCGCCGTTCGTCGAATCGCCTTACCTGTTCAGCGTGATCGTGGCGATGTGGACCGGCACGATGCTCTACCTCGCGGTGTCGGATCGCACCGCGCGCAGCTACGTGTTCATGCTGGCCGCCTATACGATGCCGATCATCGCGCTGCCCTCGGTGACGAATCCGACCGGCATTTTCGATCTCGCCGTGAGCCGGACCGAGGAGATCATACTGGGCATCGTCTGCGCGAGTATCGTCGGCAGCGCGGTGTTTCCGAGCCGGCTCGCGCCGACGATCATCGAGCGCACTGACGCATGGTTTCTCGACGCCGCGTTCTACGCGACCGAAACGCTGTCGGGCCGCATCGCGAGTTCGGCGATTTCGGGCGCGCGCCAGCGGCTCGCGAGCACGATCAACGGTCTCGAGCTTTTGCTGAGCCAGCTCGCCTATGATCACACCCGGCCCGACGTGCTCGCGCGCGCGCATGAACTACGCGGCCGCATGCAGTTGCTGCTGCCGATCATGTCGTCACTCGCCGATCCGCTGCTCGCGCTCTATTACAACGGCCCGCAACACTGGCCCGAAGGACTGCAGACGCTGATCGACGACGTGATCAAGTGGTTCAATCAGCCGCCGCCCGCGCCGAGCGAGCGCTACCATGCGGACGAAACCGCCAACGCGCTGCGCGAGCGCATTGCCGCGATGCGCCCGCCCGCCGCCGCCCTCCAGCATTGGGACGGCGCGTTGCTGTCGAACGCGCTGTGGCGACTGGGGCAAGCGATCGACGTCTGGCAGGACTGCCGCTCGCTGCGCATCATCATCACGCGCGAAGAAGGTTCGTGGCGGCCGCATTTTCGTCACTGGCGGCTCGGCGGCACCGAGCGCTTCTACGATCGCGGCCTGATGCTGTTCGCGACCGTGTCGGCGGGCGCGGCCGTGGTGCTCGCGTGCGCGCTGTGGATCAGCTCGGGCTGGAACGACGGCGCGAGCGCGGTCACGCTCGCGGCGGTCGCCTGCTGCTTTTTCGCCGCGCTCGACGAGCCTGCGCCATTCATGTTCCGCTTCTTCGTTGCGACTGCCGTTGCCGTGGTGGCCGCGGGTCTCTATCTGTTCGTCGTGCTGCCAAAGGTGCACGACTTCCCAATGCTGGTCATCCTGTTCTCGGTGCCGTTCATTCTGGTCGGCACGCTGATTCCGCGCCCGCAATTCAACATGGTCACGGTGCTGGTCGCGGTGAACACGGCCACCTTCATCAGCATTCAGGACGCGTACGACGCGAACTTCCTGACGTTCCTGAACGCCAATCTCGCGGGCCTCTCCGGCCTGCTGTACGCGTACCTGTGGACCCGCGTGACGCGCCCGTTCGGCGCCGAGCTCGCCGTGGCGCGCCTGTTGCGATCGAGCTGGGCCGATGTCGCGCTGACCGCGTCGACGCGGCCGATCGAAGATCCGCGCAATCTTGCCGCGCGCATGCTCGACCGGCTGATGCAGCTGATCCCGCGCCTTGCCGCCACTGACGACAACCGTCATCCGTCGATCGAGAGCTTCCGCGATCTGCGCATCGCGTTCAACGCGCTCGATCTGCGTCGCCTCACGCGCAAGCTCGGCGGCGAAGCGCCCGCCGCGATCGACCATGCTCTAGATGGAGTGCGTACATACTACGAGAGCTGCGTCGCTCGGCGCCGCCGCGAGCCGATGCCGGACACCCTGATGCCGTCAATCGACGCGGCAATCGCGCGCGTCACCGCGCAGGGCCTCGCGAACGCCGCGGCGCCGACCGAGAGCTCGCCGGCCTCGGCGCGCCAGTTGCGCGACGCGCTGCACGCGCTGGTCGGCTTGCGTCTTTCGCTGTTTCCGGCGACCCTCACGAAACCAACGCCGACCGAACCGGAGGCCGCCGCGTGA
- a CDS encoding DUF1656 domain-containing protein: MIGEIDIFGVFVPSVLVLMFVAYLINLGIRTVFAYVGFYRFVWHRSIFDLGIYVLVLGLVVVVSHKLIT, encoded by the coding sequence ATGATCGGTGAAATCGATATTTTCGGCGTGTTCGTGCCCTCCGTGCTGGTCCTGATGTTTGTCGCGTATCTGATCAACCTCGGCATTCGCACCGTGTTCGCCTACGTCGGTTTTTACCGCTTCGTCTGGCATCGCTCCATCTTCGATCTCGGCATCTATGTGCTGGTGCTGGGCCTTGTCGTCGTCGTTTCGCACAAGCTAATAACGTGA
- a CDS encoding efflux RND transporter periplasmic adaptor subunit, with translation MKKTWFSVGQILLTLVVVVVAAYVLWQLVNYYMFAPWTRDGHVRADVIQVAPDVSGLISSVEVVDNQQVQQGQVLFKIDQARYTLALRQAEATAQQRRATLDQARREYARNRQLGNLVAVEVLEESRSRVDAGEAALADAIVAIDTAKLNLERSTIKSPVDGYLNDRAPRTGEYVAAGRAVVAVVDMHSFRVDGYFEETKLRGIDIGQPVDIVVMGEPKPLRGHVQSIVAGIEDRDRTQSANLLPNVNPAFSWVRLAQRIPVRVALDEVPADFRLIAGRTATVSVRGLSPVRTRAVSGRGEAPGSVPASAAPVAPGSSVAPATAPSGASQ, from the coding sequence GTGAAAAAAACCTGGTTCTCCGTCGGTCAGATCCTGCTGACCCTGGTCGTCGTGGTGGTCGCGGCATACGTGCTGTGGCAACTCGTCAACTACTACATGTTCGCACCGTGGACCCGCGACGGGCACGTGCGAGCCGACGTGATCCAGGTCGCGCCCGACGTGTCGGGACTGATTTCGTCGGTCGAGGTCGTGGACAACCAGCAGGTCCAGCAGGGCCAGGTGCTGTTCAAGATCGATCAGGCGCGCTACACGCTCGCATTGCGTCAGGCCGAGGCAACGGCGCAGCAGCGCCGCGCGACGCTCGACCAGGCGCGCCGCGAATATGCGCGCAACCGTCAGCTCGGCAACCTCGTCGCTGTCGAAGTGCTCGAAGAAAGCCGCTCGCGCGTCGACGCGGGCGAAGCCGCGCTCGCCGATGCCATAGTCGCGATCGACACCGCGAAGCTGAACCTCGAACGCTCGACGATCAAGAGTCCGGTCGACGGCTATCTGAACGACCGCGCACCGCGCACCGGCGAATACGTCGCGGCGGGCCGCGCGGTGGTCGCGGTGGTCGACATGCATTCATTCCGCGTGGACGGCTACTTCGAGGAAACCAAGCTGCGCGGCATCGACATCGGCCAGCCGGTCGACATCGTCGTGATGGGAGAGCCGAAGCCGCTGCGAGGGCACGTGCAGAGCATCGTCGCCGGTATCGAAGACCGCGACCGTACGCAAAGCGCGAATCTGCTGCCGAACGTGAACCCGGCGTTCAGCTGGGTGCGGCTCGCGCAGCGCATTCCGGTGCGCGTCGCGCTCGATGAAGTGCCCGCTGATTTCCGCCTGATCGCGGGGCGTACCGCGACGGTGTCGGTGCGTGGTCTGTCGCCGGTCAGGACCCGAGCCGTGTCGGGCAGGGGCGAGGCGCCGGGCTCGGTTCCTGCTTCGGCTGCGCCGGTGGCGCCGGGTTCGTCCGTGGCTCCGGCTACCGCACCGTCGGGCGCGTCGCAATGA
- a CDS encoding efflux transporter outer membrane subunit yields the protein MKLVRTICSLAPRLPLLPLLPLLPLTVALNGCINVGPNYTLPKQALVNAPLANGPIEGADPKLTSTLNVPTVWWKLYDDPVLNGLVEQALKSNTDLRVAAANLARSREALSIARAQGGFSGEASVAIERAQESAEQFLLFEKLPVANEGDMGISISYEIDLFGKLRRGVEAAAADTEAVEAAGDLARITVVADVVRSYVEQCSAAEELRIAEQSLALQTERVDLSRRLRDAGRGNQTAVTSGQTQIENLRADVPRYTARRKIAQYRLAMLLAQSPSQLPPAVLACDRLPQIRQPIPVGDGAALLRRRPDVHEAERQLAASTARIGVATGALYPSVSIGASAGFTGVLEDIPTQPTARWAFGPLISWTFPTNGARQRVHEAEASSQVALAHFDGVVLTALRETETSLATYASDFARAEALRAALKSAAKSADETHRLYRAGRESFISDLDATRTLTAAKSQLAAAEGQVAVDQVNLFLSLGGGWEVGGQSTPGETPPQLKATPVAARTSAKAGAPTAATSGSP from the coding sequence ATGAAGCTCGTGCGCACCATATGCTCGCTGGCGCCGCGCTTGCCGCTGCTGCCACTGCTGCCGTTATTGCCGCTCACTGTCGCGCTGAACGGCTGCATCAACGTCGGCCCGAACTACACGCTGCCGAAACAGGCGCTCGTCAATGCGCCGCTCGCGAACGGACCGATCGAGGGCGCCGATCCCAAACTGACGTCGACCCTCAATGTGCCGACCGTCTGGTGGAAGCTGTACGACGATCCGGTGCTGAATGGTCTGGTCGAGCAGGCGCTGAAATCGAATACCGACCTGCGCGTCGCGGCCGCGAATCTCGCGCGCTCGCGCGAGGCGCTCAGCATTGCGCGGGCACAGGGCGGCTTCTCGGGCGAGGCCTCGGTGGCGATCGAGCGCGCGCAGGAATCGGCCGAGCAATTCCTGCTGTTCGAGAAACTGCCCGTCGCCAACGAAGGCGACATGGGCATCAGCATCTCCTACGAAATCGATCTGTTCGGCAAGCTGCGCCGCGGCGTCGAAGCGGCGGCGGCGGACACCGAGGCCGTGGAAGCCGCGGGCGACCTTGCGCGCATCACCGTCGTGGCGGATGTGGTGCGCTCGTACGTCGAGCAATGCTCGGCGGCCGAGGAACTGCGCATCGCCGAACAATCGCTCGCGTTGCAGACTGAGCGCGTGGACCTGTCGCGCCGTCTGCGCGACGCGGGCCGCGGCAACCAGACCGCCGTCACGAGCGGCCAGACCCAGATCGAGAATTTGAGGGCCGACGTTCCGCGCTACACCGCGCGCCGCAAGATCGCGCAATACCGCCTCGCGATGCTGCTCGCGCAGTCGCCGTCCCAACTGCCGCCGGCCGTGCTCGCGTGCGATCGGTTGCCGCAAATCCGCCAGCCGATTCCGGTCGGCGACGGCGCCGCGCTGCTCCGGCGCCGCCCGGACGTGCACGAAGCCGAGCGTCAGCTCGCGGCGTCGACGGCGCGCATCGGCGTCGCGACCGGGGCGCTCTATCCGAGCGTCAGCATCGGCGCGTCGGCGGGCTTCACCGGCGTTCTCGAAGACATTCCCACGCAGCCGACGGCGCGTTGGGCTTTCGGTCCGCTGATCAGCTGGACCTTCCCGACCAACGGCGCGCGCCAACGGGTGCACGAAGCCGAAGCGTCGAGCCAGGTGGCGCTCGCGCATTTCGACGGCGTGGTGCTGACCGCGCTGCGTGAAACCGAGACCAGTCTCGCGACCTACGCGTCCGACTTCGCGCGTGCCGAAGCGCTGCGCGCGGCGCTGAAATCAGCAGCGAAATCGGCGGATGAAACACACCGGCTGTATCGCGCCGGGCGCGAGTCGTTCATCTCCGATCTCGACGCGACGCGCACGCTGACGGCCGCGAAGTCGCAGCTTGCGGCGGCGGAGGGCCAGGTGGCGGTCGATCAGGTCAATCTGTTCCTGTCGCTTGGCGGCGGGTGGGAGGTGGGTGGTCAGAGCACGCCGGGGGAAACGCCACCGCAGTTGAAGGCCACGCCTGTCGCGGCCAGGACCTCAGCGAAGGCGGGAGCGCCGACAGCCGCGACGTCCGGATCGCCGTGA
- a CDS encoding (2Fe-2S)-binding protein — MAVLNINGGKVQVNADPDMPLLWVLRCELGMTGTKFGCGVGICGACTINLDDVAVFACQTPMSSLHTQKITTIEGLQGREAQALKAAWIELDVVQCGYCQSAQLMAACALLKRKPDPTDADIDEAMTPVMCRCGTYPRVRAAIHLAAAKGRKS, encoded by the coding sequence ATGGCAGTACTGAATATCAACGGAGGCAAGGTGCAGGTCAATGCCGATCCGGACATGCCGCTGCTCTGGGTACTGCGCTGCGAACTCGGCATGACCGGCACGAAATTCGGCTGCGGAGTCGGCATCTGCGGCGCGTGCACGATCAATCTCGATGATGTCGCGGTCTTTGCTTGTCAGACGCCGATGTCGAGCCTGCATACGCAAAAGATCACGACGATCGAGGGTCTGCAGGGACGCGAGGCGCAGGCGCTGAAGGCCGCGTGGATCGAACTCGATGTGGTGCAGTGCGGCTATTGCCAGAGCGCGCAATTGATGGCGGCTTGCGCACTGCTGAAGCGCAAGCCTGATCCGACCGATGCCGACATCGACGAGGCGATGACGCCGGTGATGTGCCGTTGCGGCACGTACCCGCGGGTCCGGGCGGCGATCCATCTGGCGGCGGCGAAGGGGCGCAAGAGCTAG
- a CDS encoding xanthine dehydrogenase family protein molybdopterin-binding subunit has protein sequence MLTRRTFLLGGATALGGLLVGWAVVPPRQRLTTSTPLPTQGSQVALNGWVKIDADNRVTIMMPKAEMGQGIHTGLAMLLAEELDADWSQVQVEESPIDRIYNSVQAIVDDLPFRPDDDSYVRQGTVWITSKAVREFGTMMTGGSSSMNDLWTPMREAGASARVMLINAAAERWDVPVRECSAEKGYVLHPWGHKATFGELSSMAARQPLPRSVVLKKAADFKLIGQPVRRIEAASKIDGVARFGIDVLPNGLLYASVVMCPTLGGTVAHFDATPAQKMPGFIKALAVPPYAGGTGGVAVIADNAFHAMNAVEAIDVTWHDGAAAKLSSVEVDRRLADALDDTDGHVYYHVGNVDKAMSLAARTINAVYHVPYLAHGAVEPMNCTVQVADGAATVWVSTQMPGLARQHAAKALGIDADLVDVQTQLVGGGFGRRLELDFVAQAAAIAREADGRPVQTIWSRAQDFTHDFYRPACVASMQAGFDEHGKLVAWHAKSAGQAIVPEALARYYGVPHIPIDKTTCEGAYDQPYEWPAARVSHKIVELPVPIGFWRSVGHSHQAFFTESFTDEAAAAAGQDPIAFRAMLLAEHPRHLAVLKRVEAMSDWGRPLKPAADGARCARGVALHEAFGSVVAQVAEVSIGADRQIRVHRVVCVIDCGLPVNPNLIRQQMESGIVFGLSSALQNEITIVNGQVQQKNFVDFPVVRMNVCPAIEVGIMPSQLHPQGVGEPGVPPVAPAVGNAVFALTGQRLRTLPLRLA, from the coding sequence ATGTTGACGCGCAGAACCTTCCTGCTTGGCGGCGCTACCGCGCTGGGCGGGCTGCTGGTTGGCTGGGCCGTGGTGCCGCCGCGGCAGCGCCTCACAACGTCGACGCCGCTGCCGACGCAAGGCTCGCAGGTCGCGCTGAACGGCTGGGTCAAGATCGACGCCGACAATCGCGTAACGATCATGATGCCCAAGGCCGAAATGGGCCAGGGCATCCATACGGGACTCGCGATGCTGCTCGCCGAGGAACTCGACGCCGACTGGTCGCAAGTGCAAGTCGAAGAGTCGCCGATCGACCGGATCTACAACTCGGTGCAGGCCATCGTCGACGATCTGCCGTTTCGCCCCGACGACGACAGCTACGTCAGGCAAGGCACCGTGTGGATCACGAGCAAGGCGGTGCGCGAGTTCGGCACGATGATGACGGGCGGCTCGTCGAGCATGAACGATCTGTGGACGCCGATGCGCGAGGCCGGCGCGTCGGCGCGCGTGATGCTGATCAACGCGGCGGCCGAGCGCTGGGATGTGCCGGTCCGCGAATGCAGCGCGGAAAAGGGCTACGTGCTACATCCGTGGGGGCACAAGGCGACGTTCGGCGAGTTGTCGTCGATGGCGGCACGGCAGCCGTTGCCGCGCAGCGTCGTCCTGAAGAAGGCCGCCGACTTCAAGCTGATCGGCCAGCCCGTGCGGCGTATCGAAGCCGCGTCGAAAATCGACGGCGTGGCGCGCTTCGGGATCGACGTGCTGCCCAACGGTCTGCTGTACGCGAGCGTCGTGATGTGCCCGACCCTCGGCGGCACGGTCGCGCATTTCGACGCGACGCCCGCGCAGAAGATGCCGGGCTTCATCAAGGCGTTGGCCGTGCCGCCGTATGCGGGCGGCACTGGCGGCGTGGCCGTGATCGCGGACAACGCGTTTCACGCGATGAACGCGGTCGAGGCGATCGACGTCACGTGGCACGACGGCGCTGCCGCGAAGCTGTCGAGCGTGGAGGTGGACCGCCGGCTCGCCGATGCGCTCGACGATACCGACGGGCACGTGTATTACCACGTCGGCAACGTCGACAAAGCGATGAGTCTCGCGGCACGCACGATCAATGCCGTGTATCACGTGCCATATCTGGCGCATGGCGCGGTCGAGCCGATGAACTGCACGGTGCAGGTCGCGGACGGCGCGGCGACCGTGTGGGTGTCGACGCAAATGCCGGGGCTTGCCCGGCAGCATGCGGCAAAGGCGCTCGGCATCGACGCCGATCTCGTCGATGTCCAGACGCAGCTTGTGGGCGGGGGGTTCGGGCGACGCCTCGAACTTGATTTCGTCGCACAGGCCGCGGCGATCGCGCGCGAGGCCGACGGCCGTCCGGTGCAAACGATCTGGTCGCGCGCGCAGGACTTCACGCACGATTTCTACCGGCCCGCTTGCGTGGCGTCGATGCAAGCCGGCTTCGACGAGCACGGCAAGCTGGTCGCGTGGCACGCGAAGTCGGCGGGGCAGGCGATCGTGCCCGAGGCGCTCGCGCGTTACTACGGCGTGCCGCACATTCCGATCGACAAGACCACCTGCGAAGGCGCGTACGATCAACCGTACGAGTGGCCGGCCGCGCGCGTGTCGCACAAGATCGTCGAGTTGCCGGTGCCGATCGGCTTCTGGCGCTCGGTCGGCCACTCGCATCAGGCGTTCTTCACCGAGAGCTTCACCGATGAAGCCGCGGCGGCGGCCGGCCAGGACCCGATTGCGTTTCGCGCGATGTTGCTCGCAGAGCATCCGCGTCATCTGGCGGTCCTCAAGCGTGTCGAGGCGATGTCGGATTGGGGCCGTCCGCTCAAGCCCGCCGCCGATGGCGCGCGCTGCGCGCGCGGCGTCGCATTGCACGAGGCGTTCGGCAGCGTCGTCGCGCAGGTCGCGGAGGTGTCGATCGGGGCGGACCGGCAGATTCGCGTGCATCGCGTGGTGTGCGTGATCGATTGCGGTTTGCCGGTGAATCCGAATCTGATCCGTCAGCAGATGGAAAGCGGCATCGTGTTTGGGCTGTCGAGCGCTTTGCAGAACGAGATCACGATCGTCAACGGCCAGGTGCAGCAGAAGAACTTCGTGGATTTTCCGGTCGTGCGGATGAACGTGTGCCCGGCGATCGAAGTCGGCATCATGCCGAGCCAGCTGCATCCGCAAGGTGTCGGCGAACCGGGCGTGCCGCCGGTCGCGCCGGCGGTGGGCAATGCGGTGTTCGCGCTGACGGGGCAGCGATTGCGCACGCTGCCCTTGCGGCTTGCGTGA
- a CDS encoding sugar ABC transporter permease, translating into MTPEVTSQRTDNAVPRDAFGGTQRIQQLFARYKILALLIAVAVIWIFFSALTHGAFVTPRNLSNLLRQMSITGMLACGMVFVIIAGEIDLSVGSLLGLLGGVAAILDVNRHWPIGATIPVVLLLGIAVGMFNGWWSTYRRVPSFIVGLGGMLAYRGILLGITGGSTIAPVSDSFVFVGQGYLPRLAGDTLAVVLFLLLAFLTIRQRANRQRYQLRVVPLWQDVAKVIGAGAILAGFVAMLDNYGGIPVPVLLLLALLGIFTWIATQTVFGRRIYAVGSNLEATRLSGVNTDRVKLAIFALMGLMCAFAGIVNTARLAAGSPSAGSMGELDAIAACFIGGTSMRGGSGTVYGALIGALVMASLDNGMSMLDVDAYWQMIVKGGILVLAVWIDVVSGSNRR; encoded by the coding sequence ATGACTCCCGAAGTAACTTCCCAACGGACCGACAACGCCGTGCCGCGAGACGCATTCGGCGGCACGCAACGGATCCAGCAACTGTTCGCGCGCTACAAGATTCTCGCGCTGCTGATTGCCGTCGCCGTGATCTGGATTTTCTTTTCCGCGCTTACTCATGGCGCGTTCGTCACGCCGCGCAATCTGTCGAATCTGCTGCGGCAGATGTCGATTACCGGCATGCTCGCGTGCGGCATGGTGTTCGTGATCATCGCCGGTGAAATCGATCTGTCGGTCGGTTCGCTGCTCGGACTGCTCGGCGGCGTCGCGGCGATTCTCGACGTGAACCGGCACTGGCCGATCGGCGCGACGATACCAGTCGTGTTGCTGCTCGGCATCGCGGTCGGCATGTTCAACGGCTGGTGGTCGACGTATCGGCGCGTGCCTTCGTTTATCGTCGGGCTCGGCGGCATGCTCGCGTATCGCGGCATTCTGCTCGGCATTACAGGAGGATCGACCATCGCGCCGGTGTCGGACAGCTTCGTGTTCGTCGGCCAGGGTTATCTGCCGCGGCTCGCCGGTGACACGCTCGCAGTCGTGCTGTTCCTGCTGCTGGCATTCCTGACGATCCGCCAGCGCGCGAACCGGCAGCGTTATCAGTTGCGCGTCGTGCCACTCTGGCAGGACGTCGCGAAGGTGATCGGCGCGGGTGCGATTCTCGCCGGCTTCGTCGCGATGCTCGACAACTACGGCGGCATTCCCGTGCCGGTGTTGCTGCTGCTCGCGCTGCTCGGCATCTTCACGTGGATCGCGACCCAGACCGTATTTGGACGCCGCATCTACGCGGTCGGTTCGAACCTCGAAGCGACGCGGTTGTCGGGAGTCAACACCGACCGCGTTAAGCTCGCGATCTTCGCGCTGATGGGGCTGATGTGCGCATTCGCCGGCATTGTCAACACCGCGCGGCTCGCGGCCGGTTCGCCGTCGGCGGGCTCGATGGGCGAACTCGATGCGATCGCCGCGTGCTTTATCGGCGGCACGTCGATGCGTGGCGGCTCGGGCACCGTGTACGGCGCGTTGATCGGCGCGCTCGTGATGGCGAGCCTCGACAACGGCATGTCGATGCTCGACGTCGATGCTTACTGGCAGATGATCGTGAAGGGCGGCATTCTCGTGCTGGCCGTCTGGATCGATGTGGTGTCGGGTTCGAACCGCCGTTGA